TCTTCCGATTGTTCGGGTTTGTAAACAAAAATTTTGGGATGATTAGATATGTTATAAAACGGACTCAATGGTTTTATAGTAGTTTTTTTTGTGTTATTTGCATTCATGGTTTAGGTTGTTGTTGCAAATATACTTTCAACAAAACAAGAAGTCAATTTTATTTCCTAAGATGCTGATTAGGTATAAGATACACCAAAATTTGGATGCAAGTGGGTTATCAACTATGTTGCGTTAATATCATTATTCGACCACAAACAATTAGCATCTATTAATAAGTAACTTAATTGGCTGAAATACTATGCGTTAGATGCTTAAAAGTTTTCCTTTTCAAAAACAATTAGATCAAAAGGATTGTGGTCCTACGTGTGTTTCCATGATAAGCAAATATTATGGAAAGACTTACCCAATGCCGTTTTTGAGGGAACGCGCGTATTTAACACGAGAGGGTGTTAATCTACTAGGAATAAGCGATTTAGCGGAGTCTATTGGTTTTAGGACACTTGGTGTACGCGTAACCTTTGAGCAATTGGCCGATAATTTACCATTGCCTTGTATTGCGCATTGGAGGCTGAACCACTTTGTGGTGGTTCATAAAATTAAGAAGGATAAAGTCTATGTTGCCGATCCTGCGCATGGAATGATAACCTACACCAAAGAAGAATTTAAAAAGTATTGGGTTAGTTTGCCGGGTGAACAAGGCGTATTGCTTTTGTTTGAGACTACTCCCGAGTTTCATGAGAAAAACGAAAAAGATATTGCTAAAGACAATAAACGAGGTTTTTCTTTTTTGTTTAAGTATTTATTGAATTATAAAAAATACTTTATTCAGCTCTTTATTGGCTTGTTGGTAGGCACTTTGCTGCAATTAATACTTCCGTTCTTAACGCAATCGTTGGTGGATTATGGTGTAGGGAATCAAAATATAAATTTTGTGTACATGATACTTATTGCGCAATTGGTGCTAACACTAAGCAGCGCATCGGTTGAATTTATTAGGAGTTGGATATTACTGCACATCAGTTCTCGAATAAATATTTCTATTGTGTCTGATTTCTTGGCGAAATTAATGCGTTTACCTATCTCGTATTTTGATGCAAAGATGACAGGGGACATCATGCAGCGCATCGGAGATCACAGTAGAATAGAGCAGTTCATGACATCTTCTACGTTAAACACACTTTTTTCGATGATTAATTTTATTGTGTTTGGTGTTATAATGGCCTATTACAGCATGAAAATATTAACCATCTTTTTTATTGGAAGTATTCTGTATGCCTTGTGGGTTGTGTTCTTCCTGCGATTCAGAAAAGAGTTGGATTACAAGCGCTTTAGCGAAATGTCGGAGAATCAAAATAACATGATACAGTTGATTGGTGGCATGCAAGAAATAAAATTGCAAAACTGCGAACGCCAGAAACGTTGGGAATGGGAACACATACAGGTTAAATTATTTAAACTAAGCGTAAGAGGCTTGACTATTGGGCAATACCAGCAAGCGGGCTCTTTGCTTATAAACGAGCTGAAAAATATTATCATCAGTTTTATTTCTGCGAAGGAAGTAATTGACGGGAATATGACATTGGGTATGATGATGTCGGTGTCCTACATTCTAGGGCAGCTGAATATGCCCATTAATCAATTGATTGGGTTTATTCAATCTGCACAAGATGCAAAAATGAGTTTGGAGCGATTAAGTGAAATTCACAACAAAGAAGACGAAGAAACGCCTGAACAGCTTGCCAATAATATATTCCCGGAGAACAAGTCGTTGCAACTGAACAATGTTGCATTTCAATACGAAGGAAAACATTCCGAAATGGTGTTGAAGAATGTGAACGTGCATATCCCCGAAGGCAAGGTAACTGCCATTGTTGGCACTAGTGGCAGTGGCAAGACGACAATCCTTAAAATGCTCTTGAAGTTTTACAAACCTGCGGAGGGAGAAATAAAAGTAGGCGATATAAATTTGGAAAACTTTAGTAGCAGCCAATGGCGCAGGCGCGTAGGTGTTGTAATGCAAGACGGATTTATTTTTTCCGATACTATTGCTAAAAATATTGCGGTAGGCGAAGAAATCATCGACAAAGAGCGATTGCTGTGGGCTGTAAAGGTTGCCAATATTCAAGAGTTTGTAGAAGGCTTGCCAATGGCGTATAACCAAAAGATTGGAGCAGATGGGCATGGCTTGAGTATGGGGCAGCGGCAACGAATTTTAATTGCTCGTGCTGTATATAAAAATCCGGAATATATTTTCTTAGATGAGGCTACCAATGCGTTGGATGCGAATAACGAGAAAGTGATTATGGAGAATTTGGATAATTTCTTCAAAGGCCGAACGGTGGTTGTAGTGGCACATAGGCTAAGTACAGTGAAGAAAGCCGACCAAATACTGGTGATTGAAAAGGGTGTAATTATTGAACGCGGAACACATGAAGAATTGGTGCGTTTGCGCGGTGCATATTTTAATTTAGTTAAAAACCAACTGGAGCTAGGAAACTAAGATGTCGCCAATAGAAAAAATGGAAGTGGAAGACAGACGTCTCGAA
This sequence is a window from Bacteroidota bacterium. Protein-coding genes within it:
- a CDS encoding peptidase domain-containing ABC transporter, whose amino-acid sequence is MLKSFPFQKQLDQKDCGPTCVSMISKYYGKTYPMPFLRERAYLTREGVNLLGISDLAESIGFRTLGVRVTFEQLADNLPLPCIAHWRLNHFVVVHKIKKDKVYVADPAHGMITYTKEEFKKYWVSLPGEQGVLLLFETTPEFHEKNEKDIAKDNKRGFSFLFKYLLNYKKYFIQLFIGLLVGTLLQLILPFLTQSLVDYGVGNQNINFVYMILIAQLVLTLSSASVEFIRSWILLHISSRINISIVSDFLAKLMRLPISYFDAKMTGDIMQRIGDHSRIEQFMTSSTLNTLFSMINFIVFGVIMAYYSMKILTIFFIGSILYALWVVFFLRFRKELDYKRFSEMSENQNNMIQLIGGMQEIKLQNCERQKRWEWEHIQVKLFKLSVRGLTIGQYQQAGSLLINELKNIIISFISAKEVIDGNMTLGMMMSVSYILGQLNMPINQLIGFIQSAQDAKMSLERLSEIHNKEDEETPEQLANNIFPENKSLQLNNVAFQYEGKHSEMVLKNVNVHIPEGKVTAIVGTSGSGKTTILKMLLKFYKPAEGEIKVGDINLENFSSSQWRRRVGVVMQDGFIFSDTIAKNIAVGEEIIDKERLLWAVKVANIQEFVEGLPMAYNQKIGADGHGLSMGQRQRILIARAVYKNPEYIFLDEATNALDANNEKVIMENLDNFFKGRTVVVVAHRLSTVKKADQILVIEKGVIIERGTHEELVRLRGAYFNLVKNQLELGN